A region of Salirhabdus salicampi DNA encodes the following proteins:
- the phnE gene encoding phosphonate ABC transporter, permease protein PhnE, with protein sequence MNKEQFVLPPKPKSYKRKRVRNIMIAVVLGIIYYWAFSGVNQKVDWYMLEKFVENFKRIIPKFFNPDFNELGKVTDLILETIFIAYAGTLIAAILAIPFGFWAARNMVKTPAWNTLGKWILILDRTFPELILAIIFVISVGTGPFAGILTIGLTAFGMLGKLYAEVIESIDMKVVEAMEANGANKMQILFYGIFPQVLPEFLSFALYRFEIDIRASTVLGLVGAGGIGTLIVISAQNRNWEQLGLIILSIIVVVAVIDFFSGKVRKRLV encoded by the coding sequence ATGAATAAGGAACAGTTTGTCTTACCGCCAAAACCAAAAAGCTATAAACGAAAAAGAGTACGTAATATTATGATTGCGGTTGTTCTTGGTATCATATATTACTGGGCGTTTTCCGGTGTGAATCAAAAAGTTGATTGGTACATGTTAGAGAAATTTGTCGAAAACTTTAAACGGATCATTCCGAAGTTTTTTAACCCTGATTTTAATGAACTCGGAAAAGTAACGGACTTGATTTTAGAGACGATTTTTATCGCTTATGCAGGTACGTTAATTGCTGCCATTTTAGCTATACCTTTTGGTTTTTGGGCCGCAAGAAACATGGTGAAAACACCTGCTTGGAATACGTTAGGAAAATGGATACTAATTTTAGACAGAACATTTCCTGAATTAATATTAGCGATTATCTTCGTAATTTCAGTTGGAACTGGACCTTTTGCGGGAATTTTGACAATCGGATTAACCGCTTTCGGAATGTTAGGGAAGCTATATGCTGAAGTGATTGAAAGTATAGATATGAAAGTGGTCGAAGCAATGGAAGCGAATGGAGCAAATAAAATGCAAATTTTGTTCTATGGTATTTTTCCGCAAGTATTACCCGAATTTTTATCCTTCGCTTTATACCGATTTGAAATTGATATTCGAGCTTCAACAGTGTTAGGTTTGGTTGGTGCCGGCGGTATTGGTACGTTAATCGTTATTTCGGCTCAAAACCGTAACTGGGAACAGCTGGGCTTAATTATATTGTCCATTATTGTAGTCGTAGCTGTTATCGACTTTTTCTCCGGAAAAGTTCGAAAACGTTTAGTGTAA
- a CDS encoding phosphate/phosphite/phosphonate ABC transporter substrate-binding protein — protein MKRMKFGVMFVFTIMLAMLTACGSSDEGNGGDGAGNGEESINPDKLVMGFVPSQDAEKIAETAQPLADKLGDVLGKEVEAQTMTSYASLVEAMGNNQVHIGFLPAFGYVLASSKYDVDVILKSERFGSTSYVAQYVVRADSPVNSLDDLEEHAGDMIWAFGDPSSTSGYLYPAAQLMDKFGLETTTELQNEFFKGVQKTGGHDNTAIAVLEGQADIGTTFDDVRATMTDEYPNIEEDLKIIGYTDQIPNDTVTVPGALDDELTQEILDAFLSFNDDDEMIEIMNEVYNWDAIVEADDSDYDIVRMTYNKLGGNIPLD, from the coding sequence ATGAAGCGTATGAAATTTGGTGTGATGTTTGTATTTACTATCATGCTAGCAATGTTAACAGCATGTGGAAGTTCAGATGAAGGAAATGGTGGAGACGGTGCAGGGAACGGTGAAGAGTCAATCAATCCAGATAAACTCGTCATGGGATTTGTACCATCACAAGATGCTGAAAAAATTGCGGAAACTGCACAACCACTTGCTGACAAGCTAGGAGATGTTTTAGGCAAAGAAGTTGAAGCTCAAACTATGACCAGCTATGCTTCATTAGTTGAGGCAATGGGAAATAACCAAGTACATATTGGTTTCTTGCCAGCGTTTGGGTATGTTTTAGCGAGTAGTAAATATGATGTTGACGTCATTTTAAAGTCTGAGCGTTTCGGCAGCACTTCTTATGTTGCTCAATATGTTGTTCGTGCAGACTCCCCTGTGAATAGTTTAGATGACCTTGAAGAGCATGCAGGAGATATGATTTGGGCATTTGGTGACCCATCATCTACTTCAGGCTATCTTTATCCTGCAGCACAGTTAATGGATAAGTTTGGTTTAGAAACAACGACTGAACTACAAAATGAATTTTTCAAAGGTGTTCAAAAAACAGGTGGTCATGACAATACAGCAATTGCTGTTTTAGAAGGACAGGCAGACATCGGGACAACATTTGATGATGTTCGTGCAACAATGACTGATGAATATCCTAATATCGAAGAGGATTTAAAGATTATCGGTTATACTGATCAAATTCCAAATGACACTGTTACTGTACCAGGAGCTCTAGATGATGAGCTTACACAAGAAATTTTAGACGCATTCCTAAGCTTCAATGATGATGATGAAATGATTGAAATTATGAATGAGGTATACAACTGGGATGCAATTGTAGAAGCAGATGACAGTGATTATGATATCGTACGTATGACGTACAATAAACTAGGTGGAAACATTCCACTCGACTAA
- a CDS encoding zinc ribbon domain-containing protein → MGTVLRMIGFIGVVSSALGFIGFWMESISVWDNIIFYILAAVFLFSSIFFFIGGRIEQREILAAVLQNVHLTSQTNYSFEPKEEESPLPGANENFHEEQPEIQKEKLDYKDRSQENVNLNVNQKESTDTSDQSPFKRPVEQQIHHSHKLEETLIGNATEESAPTVEETVSRFQKPNVNGTSSIHSQQESPITAQNPHKCESCGTENRNHANFCVGCGTNLHVEQQPVKNDASTTPCKQCGQYNISRSNFCKECGSSLHSEV, encoded by the coding sequence GTGGGGACAGTATTACGGATGATAGGGTTTATAGGAGTAGTTTCTAGTGCATTAGGCTTCATTGGTTTTTGGATGGAGAGTATTAGTGTTTGGGATAATATAATCTTTTATATTTTAGCTGCTGTATTTCTGTTCAGTTCTATATTCTTTTTTATCGGTGGTCGAATCGAACAAAGGGAAATTTTAGCGGCAGTTCTACAAAACGTTCATCTTACTTCTCAAACAAATTATTCATTTGAGCCGAAGGAGGAGGAATCCCCCCTGCCTGGTGCAAATGAAAACTTTCATGAGGAACAACCGGAAATACAGAAAGAAAAATTAGACTATAAAGACCGAAGCCAGGAAAATGTAAATTTAAATGTTAACCAAAAGGAATCAACAGATACTAGTGATCAATCACCATTTAAAAGGCCTGTTGAACAACAGATACATCATTCACACAAGCTGGAGGAGACGTTAATAGGAAATGCGACTGAAGAGAGTGCACCGACTGTCGAAGAAACTGTATCTAGGTTCCAAAAACCAAATGTAAATGGTACATCTTCAATTCACTCCCAACAGGAATCCCCGATAACAGCTCAAAACCCACATAAATGTGAATCATGTGGCACGGAAAATAGAAATCATGCGAATTTTTGTGTAGGATGCGGTACAAACTTGCATGTAGAGCAACAACCAGTAAAAAATGACGCGAGCACCACCCCATGCAAACAGTGCGGACAATATAATATAAGCCGTTCTAACTTTTGTAAAGAGTGTGGATCATCTTTACATAGTGAGGTGTAA
- a CDS encoding Ku protein, which yields MHTMWKGTISFGLVNIPVKLHTATENKDVKLRQLHKECKTPIQYEKICPVCEKEVNNDDIVKAFEYVKNKFVVLEEEELAELKEEKTDKSVEIIDFVKLEEIDPIFFEKSYYLSPNEGGNKAYSLLRKALQDTGKIGVAKIMIRSKEQLGVIRVYENTLVMETIHYPDEVRNVQNVPNVPAEDNIAKKELDTAKMLIDQLTTEFDVEKYKDEYRTALLELIEEKKANEQVETGKEKPKPDNVTDLMEALQKSLDKTKKGTKGKKKAPTKKKTTTKKKAASQ from the coding sequence CCATTAGTTTTGGCCTCGTTAACATACCCGTTAAACTCCATACCGCTACCGAAAATAAAGACGTTAAGTTACGTCAGTTGCATAAAGAATGTAAGACACCTATTCAATATGAAAAAATCTGCCCTGTATGTGAAAAAGAAGTTAATAACGATGATATTGTAAAGGCTTTTGAATACGTCAAGAATAAATTTGTCGTCTTAGAAGAGGAAGAACTTGCAGAGTTAAAAGAAGAAAAGACGGATAAGTCCGTTGAAATTATAGACTTTGTCAAACTAGAGGAAATTGACCCTATATTTTTTGAAAAAAGTTATTATTTATCCCCTAATGAAGGGGGAAATAAAGCCTATTCTTTATTACGAAAGGCGTTACAAGATACTGGTAAAATCGGTGTAGCTAAAATTATGATCCGATCAAAGGAACAACTCGGAGTAATTCGTGTGTACGAAAATACATTAGTAATGGAAACAATCCATTACCCTGATGAAGTTCGAAACGTACAAAACGTCCCAAATGTACCTGCAGAAGATAATATCGCAAAAAAAGAATTAGATACAGCGAAAATGTTAATTGATCAGCTTACGACAGAATTTGATGTTGAAAAATATAAAGATGAGTATCGCACTGCACTACTAGAACTCATTGAAGAAAAGAAAGCGAACGAACAAGTTGAAACCGGAAAAGAAAAACCAAAGCCAGACAATGTGACGGATTTAATGGAAGCTTTACAAAAGTCGTTAGATAAAACGAAAAAAGGAACAAAAGGAAAGAAGAAAGCACCAACGAAAAAGAAGACAACAACAAAAAAGAAAGCGGCATCCCAATAG
- the phnE gene encoding phosphonate ABC transporter, permease protein PhnE, translated as MSLPQKNNKVDQENYSLYPKRLKIQISMVFFIVLAFYFYSLSETNARFLELFMNLDVIINKLASMFPPNWDYIPYAIDPLIETIQIAVVASTFAIIICIPLSLLSANTIVRNKYVYQFFRTVMNILRTIPDILLAIIFVSLFGIGILPGILALTVFSLGLLAKLLSETIETIDPRQLEAIHSTGGNIIQVIWYGVVPQVLPQFISYGLYVFELNVRASIVLGFVGAGGIGSIIDTELNFLQYQNVMAILVLLLIAVIIIETVSNMLRRRVV; from the coding sequence ATGAGTCTTCCTCAGAAGAATAACAAAGTAGATCAAGAAAATTATTCTTTATATCCGAAGAGGTTAAAAATTCAAATATCAATGGTGTTTTTTATCGTGTTAGCTTTTTACTTCTATAGCTTAAGTGAAACAAATGCGCGATTCCTTGAATTATTTATGAATTTAGATGTTATTATTAATAAACTAGCTAGTATGTTTCCGCCAAACTGGGATTACATACCTTACGCAATTGATCCATTAATTGAAACCATTCAAATTGCGGTCGTGGCGTCTACTTTTGCGATTATTATTTGTATTCCGTTAAGCCTGTTATCGGCGAATACAATTGTTCGTAATAAATATGTTTATCAATTTTTCCGTACGGTAATGAACATCTTACGTACAATTCCTGATATATTATTAGCCATTATTTTTGTTAGTTTGTTTGGTATCGGAATTCTTCCGGGGATATTAGCTTTAACGGTCTTTTCTTTAGGTTTACTAGCCAAGCTGTTAAGCGAAACGATAGAAACAATTGATCCACGACAGTTGGAAGCCATCCATTCAACAGGTGGAAATATCATTCAAGTAATATGGTATGGGGTAGTGCCACAAGTATTACCTCAATTTATCTCCTATGGTTTATATGTATTTGAATTAAACGTAAGAGCATCGATTGTCCTTGGGTTTGTAGGTGCCGGTGGTATCGGATCGATTATCGATACTGAACTAAACTTCTTACAATATCAAAACGTAATGGCAATTCTCGTTCTGTTGCTGATCGCAGTTATTATCATTGAAACGGTGAGTAATATGCTGAGAAGGAGAGTTGTCTAA
- the phnC gene encoding phosphonate ABC transporter ATP-binding protein, whose amino-acid sequence MITFNDVSLVYPNGHEGLKNVNVTINEGEFVVIVGLSGAGKSTFIRSINRMVSPTEGELIVDGENILNLKGKNLRKLRTKVGMIFQNYNLVNRSSVMKNTISGRLGHTGTLRSIFNLYSKEDRAMAYGNLDRVNMADRIYNRADQLSGGQQQRVSIARVLTQEPKIILADEPVASLDPPTSHQVMTYLRKINKEDNITTIVNLHFIDMAMEYADRIIGMREGEVVFDGSVSEVTEKTFEQIYDRPIRDEDLRGSEKDESSSEE is encoded by the coding sequence ATGATTACTTTCAATGATGTATCACTCGTCTATCCCAACGGCCATGAAGGGTTGAAAAATGTGAATGTTACGATTAACGAAGGTGAATTTGTCGTAATTGTTGGCCTGTCGGGAGCGGGTAAGTCAACTTTTATCCGCAGTATAAACCGCATGGTTTCTCCCACAGAAGGGGAACTTATCGTTGACGGTGAAAACATCCTTAATCTAAAAGGAAAAAACTTGCGCAAATTACGGACAAAGGTTGGTATGATCTTTCAAAACTATAATTTAGTGAACCGTTCAAGTGTGATGAAAAACACAATTAGTGGACGACTTGGTCATACAGGTACGTTACGTAGTATTTTTAATTTATATTCAAAAGAAGATCGTGCAATGGCGTACGGTAATTTGGATAGAGTCAATATGGCAGACCGAATTTATAACAGGGCCGACCAATTAAGTGGTGGTCAACAACAGCGTGTAAGTATTGCGCGTGTGTTAACACAGGAACCGAAAATTATCTTAGCGGATGAGCCTGTAGCAAGCTTGGATCCTCCTACTTCTCACCAGGTAATGACATATTTACGCAAAATTAATAAAGAAGATAACATCACAACGATTGTTAATTTACACTTTATTGATATGGCGATGGAGTATGCTGATCGGATTATTGGTATGCGTGAAGGTGAAGTTGTGTTTGATGGCTCGGTTAGCGAGGTAACTGAGAAGACATTTGAACAAATATATGATCGACCAATTCGTGACGAAGATTTGAGAGGAAGTGAAAAGGATGAGTCTTCCTCAGAAGAATAA
- a CDS encoding EamA family transporter — protein MGNWKYSLFVLMGAICFGVLSTIVKRAYAAGFTVNEVIGAQYLFGWLLLLVAFLFSSKKTLTLKQSLTLLTIGFSTSLTGIFYGISLESTPAAIAIVLLFQFTWIGIIIEAFVKKEFPTIDKWLATAIILIGTIFASGLIGQFNWEPNSRGITFGLLAAITFALFIYVSGHVGVGLPQVQRSLLLITGGMLMVMYVLSPAFLFNGSIQTGLWKYGLLLGIVGTLIPVILFGIGTPKIGSGIATILGAAELPAAVLAASFILNEQVTPFMWLGVCLILVGIALPRLINPYRRKELYVKGYE, from the coding sequence ATGGGAAATTGGAAATATTCACTATTTGTTTTAATGGGAGCAATATGTTTCGGAGTTTTATCAACTATAGTAAAACGAGCATATGCAGCCGGTTTCACCGTTAATGAAGTCATAGGTGCTCAATATCTTTTTGGTTGGTTGCTTTTGCTTGTTGCGTTTCTCTTTTCTAGTAAAAAAACCTTAACGCTAAAACAAAGTTTAACTTTGCTTACAATTGGCTTTTCTACAAGTTTAACAGGAATATTTTATGGAATCTCCTTAGAGTCAACACCTGCAGCTATAGCTATTGTTTTATTATTTCAGTTTACTTGGATTGGCATTATAATTGAAGCTTTTGTAAAGAAGGAATTTCCGACGATAGATAAATGGTTAGCGACTGCCATCATTCTTATTGGTACTATTTTTGCTAGTGGTTTGATCGGACAGTTTAATTGGGAGCCTAACAGCCGTGGCATTACATTTGGTCTTCTGGCAGCTATAACATTCGCTCTCTTTATTTATGTGAGTGGACATGTTGGCGTAGGTCTACCTCAAGTACAAAGAAGCCTGCTTTTAATTACTGGAGGAATGCTGATGGTCATGTACGTATTATCACCAGCATTTTTATTTAACGGATCCATTCAAACAGGTTTATGGAAATATGGTTTATTACTAGGTATAGTTGGCACGTTAATTCCTGTTATTTTATTTGGAATTGGCACTCCAAAAATCGGATCAGGAATAGCGACAATATTAGGTGCTGCAGAGTTACCGGCAGCCGTTTTAGCAGCTTCGTTTATTTTAAATGAACAAGTAACACCGTTTATGTGGTTAGGTGTATGTTTAATCCTTGTTGGTATTGCCCTTCCACGTCTAATAAATCCTTACCGCCGAAAAGAGTTATACGTAAAAGGGTACGAGTAG